The Brachyspira sp. SAP_772 genome contains the following window.
TTTTACTCCTTTCATATTAAATAATAAATCTGTTTCTTTGCCTTCCATCATRGCTTCGCCTTTAAAAGTTAGCCCTAATATGTCTTTGTAAAAATGTATAGATTTTTCYATATTGCTTACTGTGATGCCTATATGCATTACTTCTCTAATCATTAATAATACTCCGTTTGTTATTTTCTAATATAAATTATAACAAATTTATTTATATATTCCATAATCTAAATTTTGA
Protein-coding sequences here:
- a CDS encoding VOC family protein, producing MIREVMHIGITVSNXEKSIHFYKDILGLTFKGEAMMEGKETDLLFNMKGVKVKIAYLNGSDNIIAPPIELLQFINEEAKKDTSQLNKISISEICFRVENI